A window of Juglans regia cultivar Chandler chromosome 7, Walnut 2.0, whole genome shotgun sequence contains these coding sequences:
- the LOC118348861 gene encoding LRR receptor-like serine/threonine-protein kinase EFR — protein sequence MDLKRRKIGIGVIIRDEEGEPLVAAEGQQSNVDHPEVAESYALWKAKEICRDLKMERVIFEGDAQLIVKAVNSQEKDRLHSYTFQLIQSFSNFTDQSALIAFKSRINSGPNETLLATNWSSNAPNSICNWIGVSCSRRRQRVTALDLSYMGLHGTISPHIGNLSFLVSLDLSNNSFYGFIPHEISRLHRLRMLYLPSNQLEGSIPPTIQNCQKLREVSFDSNHLIGAIPSSLGNLSTLEFLNLQRNSLSGPLLPIIFNISSLNDFAVSFNHILGALPNNLCSHCPNLRTLYFTDNKFGGQLHSQFNNCGELVILSLAYNTFEGSISKALIGSLQKLEGLYLGGNSFTGIIPSTICNLSRLQVFGIEDNHIQGSIPTDLWQLQKLTVLYLGMNNFKGAIPQKVFNLSSLQLISFEQNSLSGYLPSLDSGQSCPNLEIIALGNNKLSGHIPSYLSNCSKLITVDFDENLFSGPIPKSLGNLNYL from the exons ATGGACCTAAAAAGAAGGAAGATAGGGATAGGAGTTATAATCAGAGATGAAGAGGGGGAACCTTTGGTTGCAGCTGAAGGCCAACAGAGTAATGTCGATCACCCAGAAGTTGCTGAAAGCTATGCTTTGTGGAAGGCAAAGGAAATATGCAGGGATTTGAAGATGGAAAGAGTGATCTTTGAAGGAGATGCTCAACTGATAGTCAAGGCAGTGAATAGCCAGGAAAAAGATAGATTG CACTCATACACGTTTCAATTGATCCAATCTTTTAGCAATTTTACAGACCAATCTGCCCTCATTGCCTTTAAATCTCGAATCAATTCTGGTCCAAATGAAACCCTCTTGGCAACTAACTGGTCCAGTAACGCACCAAACTCGATCTGCAATTGGATTGGGGTCTCCTGCAGTCGACGTAGGCAAAGAGTCACCGCTTTGGACCTTTCCTACATGGGTCTCCATGGCACCATTTCTCCTCATATTGGTAACCTCTCCTTTCTAGTCTCACTTGATCTTTCTAACAACAGTTTCTATGGTTTTATTCCGCATGAGATCAGTCGTCTACATCGCTTGAGAATGCTCTACTTGCCTTCCAACCAATTGGAAGGAAGCATCCCTCCTACTATTCAAAATTGTCAAAAGCTTCGCGAAGTAAGTTTTGATTCGAACCATCTTATTGGTGCAATTCCATCGTCACTTGGCAATTTGTCAACATTGGAGTTCTTGAATTTGCAGCGTAATAGTCTCAGTGGTCCACTTCTTCCAATCATCTTTAACATATCATCTCTAAACGATTTTGCTGTTTCGTTTAATCACATCTTGGGAGCTCTTCCGAATAATCTTTGTAGTCACTGTCCTAATCTTAGGACACTTTATTTCACAGATAACAAATTTGGCGGTCAGCTCCATTCACAATTTAATAATTGTGGGGAGCTTGTAATTTTATCTTTGGCATATAATACATTTGAGGGGAGTATTTCGAAAGCTCTAATTGGCAGTTTACAAAAACTTGAAGGCCTATATCTTGGAGGTAACAGTTTCACTGGTATCATACCTTCTACCATATGTAATCTGTCAAGGTTGCAAGTATTCGGAATTGAGGAtaaccacatccaaggaagcaTTCCGACTGATTTGTGGCAACTTCAGAAGTTAACTGTTTTGTATTTGGGAATGAATAACTTCAAAGGGGCAATACCTCAAAAAGTCTTCAACCTTTCTTCTTTACAACTTATCTCCTTCGAGCAAAATTCCCTATCTGGATATCTTCCATCACTAGATTCGGGGCAATCTTGCCCTAATCTTGAAATAATCGCACTTGGCAATAACAAACTTAGTGGTCATATCCCATCCTATCTGTCGAATTGTTCCAAGCTCATCACAGTAGACTTTGACGAAAACTTATTCTCCGGACCAATTCCCAAAAGTCTTGGAAACTTGAACTACCTCTAA
- the LOC109005519 gene encoding probable LRR receptor-like serine/threonine-protein kinase At3g47570 translates to MTKLDTLEYIDLSRNEIVGEIPSIIGAFESLSYLDLSNNSLQGGIPQSFGHLKGLDTLNLSYNNLSGAIPISLEALLYLKNLNLSFNKLVGEIPSGGPFVNFTAKSFSGNSGLCGNPIFGVPPCPMIPTYQQSKMKNILIKCILPVIASIFTVVMLVYLLRRLRKSNMEIPTSLNAFPALEHRMISYQELCQGTNNFCESNLLGVGGFGSVYKGILFDRTIVAVKVLNLQLSSAFKSFDTECKVLRTIRHRNLVKVITTCTNPEFRALVMEYMSNGNLEKWLYSHNYCLDLLQRINILVDVASALDYLHNDQLESILHCDLKPTNILLDESMVAHVGDFGIAKILFKNKDATHTKTLGTIGYIAPEYGFEGKVSIKTDVYSYGITLLEMITRKKPTDDMFIGDFTLRQLVNESISNRMMEVVDEGLLRIEDERDTIALQSILSSILDLGLRCSEELSDARMDIKDVLVKLNKIKSTFFENMNRVTRHDI, encoded by the exons ATGACAAAATTGGACACTCTCGAATATATAGATTTGTCAAGAAATGAAATTGTCGGAGAAATTCCAAGCATCATTGGAGCATTTGAAAGTCTCAGTTATCTTGACTTGTCAAACAACTCCCTTCAAGGAGGCATTCCGCAATCTTTTGGGCACTTAAAAGGGTTAGATACCTTAAATCTTTCTTACAACAATCTTTCTGGTGCAATTCCTATATCCCTTGAGGCACTTCTATATCTCAAAAACTTGAATTTATCTTTCAACAAGCTAGTAGGAGAGATTCCATCCGGTGGTCCTTTTGTGAACTTCACGGCGAAATCATTTTCAGGAAATAGTGGACTTTGTGGGAATCCAATTTTTGGAGTTCCACCTTGTCCAATGATTCCTACCTACCAACAatcaaagatgaaaaatattttgatcaagTGTATTCTTCCTGTGATTGCGTCAATTTTTACTGTGGTAATGTTGGTTTATTTGTTGAGAAGACTTCGGAAAAGTAACATGGAGATACCGACTTCACTTAATGCATTTCCTGCATTGGAACATAGAATGATATCATATCAAGAACTTTGCCAAGGGACAAACAACTTTTGTGAAAGCAACTTGCTTGGAGTTGGAGGTTTTGGCTCTGTGTACAAAGGAATACTTTTTGACAGGACAATTGTTGCAGTAAAAGTTCTAAATTTGCAATTGTCAAGTGcttttaaaagttttgataCAGAATGCAAGGTGTTACGTACAATTCGACATAGAAATCTTGTTAAGGTCATAACTACATGCACTAATCCCGAGTTTAGAGCTTTGGTGATGGAATACATGTCGAATGGCAACCTTGAAAAATGGTTATACTCTCATAACTACTGCTTGGATCTTCtacaaagaataaatattttggttgatgttGCGTCAGCCTTAGACTATCTCCACAACGATCAATTGGAATCTATATTGCATTGTGATTTGAAGCCTACAAATATCCTTTTGGATGAGAGCATGGTTGCACATGTGGGCGATTTTGGCATTgcaaagattttattcaaaaataaagatGCAACACACACCAAAACACTTGGTACCATTGGCTACATTGCACCAG AATATGGATTTGAAGGGAAGGTATCCATCAAAACCGATGTCTACAGCTATGGCATAACATTGTTGGAGATGATCACGAGGAAGAAACCCACCGACGACATGTTCATTGGAGACTTTACTTTGAGACAATTGGTAAATGAATCCATTTCAAATAGAATGATGGAAGTTGTGGACGAAGGTTTACTAAGAATAGAAGATGAAAGAGACACCATTGCCTTGCAAAGTATTCTTTCGTCAATCTTGGACTTAGGCTTGAGGTGTTCTGAAGAATTATCAGATGCAAGAATGGATATCAAAGACGTGTTGGTCAAGCTTAATAAAATCAAGTCAACTTTTTTTGAGAACATGAACAGGGTTACTAGACATGATATTTAA